In one Silene latifolia isolate original U9 population chromosome 10, ASM4854445v1, whole genome shotgun sequence genomic region, the following are encoded:
- the LOC141605878 gene encoding mitochondrial-processing peptidase subunit alpha-like isoform X1 codes for MFRVSASRLHSLKGRESCKHLARYASSTAVSFQTSSSELFSSILGGKSGSLPPLNLPLEGVILPPPLPDYVEPAKTKITTLSNGLKIASEASHNPVASIGLYIHCGSVYESPQSFGATHLLQLMAFKTTLNRTQLRLIREVEAIGGSIASSVSPEQMSYTFAALKTYLPEMVELLVDSVRNPAFLDWEVNETLQELKGQLIELPKYPSILLLEAVHTAGYVGALSNSLVAQEAIVDSLNSSVLEEFVMENYTAPHMVLVASGVEHEELLSIAEPLLSDLSSVPPLKEPRSAYLGGDYRCQAGSGVTHFALAFELPGGWQEKEKDSMVLSVLQMLMGGGDRSFSARDHLGKGMCSRLYLNVLNQYPEVHHMSAYSRIYTNTGLFVVQATANPQFVSKAIEIAASELKAVASPGYVDPVQVDRAKAAKKSAILMNLESRMTAADEIGRQILTYGESKPVDHFLNIIDEITMKDITSVAEKLLSSPLTMASLGNVCYVPSYDTVSRLFQSK; via the exons ATGTTTAGAGTTTCCGCTTCTCGTCTTCACTCTCTCAAG GGTCGTGAAAGCTGCAAGCATCTAGCAAGGTATGCCAGTTCTACTGCTGTATCCTTTCAAACCTCCTCATCTGAGCTATTCAGCTCGATTCTGGGAGGAAAATCTGGTTCGCTTCCTCCTCTAAATTTACCATTAGAGGGAGTAATTTTGCCTCCACCGCTGCCAGATTATGTTGAACCGGCAAAAACCAAGATTACTACTCTCTCTAATGGTCTCAAGATAGCTTCCGAAGCATCACAT AACCCCGTGGCTTCTATCGGTCTATACATCCATTGTGGCTCAGTATATGAGTCACCACAGTCATTTGGTGCAACACACCTTTTGCAGCTTATGGCGTTCAAAACCACATTAAATCGAACTCAATTACGTTTAATTCGTGAAGTGGAAGCCATAGGAGGCAGTATTGCATCCTCAGTTTCTCCTGAACAGATGAGTTATACTTTTGCGGCTTTAAAGACTTATCTTCCTGAGATGGTCGAGCTTCTTGTAGACTCTGTGAGGAATCCAGCATTCTTGGATTGGGAGGTCAATGAGACG CTTCAAGAGCTTAAGGGTCAATTAATCGAGCTTCCCAAATACCCTTCGATCTTGCTTTTAGAGGCTGTTCATACTGCTGGCTATGTGGGTGCGTTATCAAATTCTCTTGTGGCCCAGGAAGCTATTGTCGACAGTTTGAACAGCTCTGTTTTGGAGGAGTTTGTTATG GAGAATTACACTGCTCCTCATATGGTACTCGTGGCTTCTGGTGTTGAGCATGAAGAGCTATTGTCTATTGCAGAACCGCTTTTATCAGATCTTTCTAGTGTACCTCCTCTCAAAGAGCCCCGTTCTGCTTATCTTGGAGGTGATTATCGCTGTCAAGCAGGTTCTGGG GTAACACATTTTGCGCTTGCTTTTGAGTTACCTGGTGGCTGGCAGGAGAAGGAAAAAGATTCCATGGTTTTAAGTGTTCTTCAG ATGCTTATGGGTGGTGGTGATAGATCTTTCTCAGCGCGTGACCATCTTGGAAAGGGAATGTGCTCTCGATTAT ATTTAAATGTCCTGAATCAGTATCCCGAGGTTCATCATATGTCTGCCTATAGCAGAATTTACACTAACACAGGCCTTTTTGTAGTTCAAGCTACGGCG AACCCTCAGTTTGTATCAAAAGCCATTGAGATTGCTGCGTCGGAACTCAAGGCAGTTGCTTCACCTGGATATG TTGATCCGGTGCAGGTGGACCGTGCTAAAGCTGCAAAAAAATCAGCAATCCTAATGAATTTGGAATCAAGG ATGACGGCAGCTGATGAGATAGGTCGACAAATTTTGACATATGGAGAGAG TAAACCAGTGGATCATTTCCTAAACATTATTGATGAAATCACGATGAAGGACATTACATCTGTTGCTGAAAAGCTCTTGTCCTCTCCTCTCACAATGGCTTCCCTTGGCAATG TTTGTTATGTTCCAAGCTATGACACCGTGAGCCGCCTATTCCAGTCAAAGTAA
- the LOC141605878 gene encoding mitochondrial-processing peptidase subunit alpha-like isoform X2, which produces MDFLMQNPVASIGLYIHCGSVYESPQSFGATHLLQLMAFKTTLNRTQLRLIREVEAIGGSIASSVSPEQMSYTFAALKTYLPEMVELLVDSVRNPAFLDWEVNETLQELKGQLIELPKYPSILLLEAVHTAGYVGALSNSLVAQEAIVDSLNSSVLEEFVMENYTAPHMVLVASGVEHEELLSIAEPLLSDLSSVPPLKEPRSAYLGGDYRCQAGSGVTHFALAFELPGGWQEKEKDSMVLSVLQMLMGGGDRSFSARDHLGKGMCSRLYLNVLNQYPEVHHMSAYSRIYTNTGLFVVQATANPQFVSKAIEIAASELKAVASPGYVDPVQVDRAKAAKKSAILMNLESRMTAADEIGRQILTYGESKPVDHFLNIIDEITMKDITSVAEKLLSSPLTMASLGNVCYVPSYDTVSRLFQSK; this is translated from the exons AT GGACTTTTTGATGCAGAACCCCGTGGCTTCTATCGGTCTATACATCCATTGTGGCTCAGTATATGAGTCACCACAGTCATTTGGTGCAACACACCTTTTGCAGCTTATGGCGTTCAAAACCACATTAAATCGAACTCAATTACGTTTAATTCGTGAAGTGGAAGCCATAGGAGGCAGTATTGCATCCTCAGTTTCTCCTGAACAGATGAGTTATACTTTTGCGGCTTTAAAGACTTATCTTCCTGAGATGGTCGAGCTTCTTGTAGACTCTGTGAGGAATCCAGCATTCTTGGATTGGGAGGTCAATGAGACG CTTCAAGAGCTTAAGGGTCAATTAATCGAGCTTCCCAAATACCCTTCGATCTTGCTTTTAGAGGCTGTTCATACTGCTGGCTATGTGGGTGCGTTATCAAATTCTCTTGTGGCCCAGGAAGCTATTGTCGACAGTTTGAACAGCTCTGTTTTGGAGGAGTTTGTTATG GAGAATTACACTGCTCCTCATATGGTACTCGTGGCTTCTGGTGTTGAGCATGAAGAGCTATTGTCTATTGCAGAACCGCTTTTATCAGATCTTTCTAGTGTACCTCCTCTCAAAGAGCCCCGTTCTGCTTATCTTGGAGGTGATTATCGCTGTCAAGCAGGTTCTGGG GTAACACATTTTGCGCTTGCTTTTGAGTTACCTGGTGGCTGGCAGGAGAAGGAAAAAGATTCCATGGTTTTAAGTGTTCTTCAG ATGCTTATGGGTGGTGGTGATAGATCTTTCTCAGCGCGTGACCATCTTGGAAAGGGAATGTGCTCTCGATTAT ATTTAAATGTCCTGAATCAGTATCCCGAGGTTCATCATATGTCTGCCTATAGCAGAATTTACACTAACACAGGCCTTTTTGTAGTTCAAGCTACGGCG AACCCTCAGTTTGTATCAAAAGCCATTGAGATTGCTGCGTCGGAACTCAAGGCAGTTGCTTCACCTGGATATG TTGATCCGGTGCAGGTGGACCGTGCTAAAGCTGCAAAAAAATCAGCAATCCTAATGAATTTGGAATCAAGG ATGACGGCAGCTGATGAGATAGGTCGACAAATTTTGACATATGGAGAGAG TAAACCAGTGGATCATTTCCTAAACATTATTGATGAAATCACGATGAAGGACATTACATCTGTTGCTGAAAAGCTCTTGTCCTCTCCTCTCACAATGGCTTCCCTTGGCAATG TTTGTTATGTTCCAAGCTATGACACCGTGAGCCGCCTATTCCAGTCAAAGTAA